Proteins co-encoded in one Siniperca chuatsi isolate FFG_IHB_CAS linkage group LG11, ASM2008510v1, whole genome shotgun sequence genomic window:
- the si:dkey-187a12.4 gene encoding uncharacterized protein si:dkey-187a12.4, whose protein sequence is MEHDNGDNHDWPMQGRVEGFVNKHMADIALETLQQRLSAVSNEMNSLAEHVSRRSGEEFKDEVRRGDVIFGVEPPLSSACSSGAVDKIISAPSTETAAQRKIIALLVEIKEEQQRQWAVLRDLQARLQGQTGHKDEDVEALDMDLPLRTLEQLDEMERQLVDAGIQKRMVSYLSRMGGATVDDAVRRLMQAVLSFALGSELNWVGRGQKRSFRNTRLQGVLFRALKRTPVGKEATHHQYADVVKKWLRFAPFRQGGTGRRCCKPPVEFPDSEETDSFNQSCTH, encoded by the exons ATGGAGCATGATAACGGAGATAATCATGACTGGCCGATGCAAGGACGAGTAGAAGGTTTTGTGAACAAACATATGGCAGACATTGCTCTGGAAACCCTCCAGCAGAGGTTGTCTGCTGTGTCCAATGAGATGAACAGTCTGGCTGAACATGTCTCCAGACGCTCAGGGGAAGAGTTCAAAGACGAAGTACGACGCGGGGACGTGATCTTCGGTGTGGAGCCGCCGCTCTCCTCCGCCTGTAGCTCCGGAGCCGTTGACAAGATCATTTCTGCCCCATCCACAG AGACTGCTGCTCAGCGCAAGATCATCGCTCTACTGGTGGAGATCAAAGAGGAGCAGCAAAGGCAGTGGGCAGTGCTGAGGGATCTTCAGGCCCGACTGCAGGGTCAAACTGGCCACAAGGATGAGGATGTTGAGGCTCTGGACATGGATCTCCCCCTGAGGACCCTCGAGCAGCTGGATGAGATGGAGAGACAGCTGGTGGATGCAGGAATACAGAAGAGAATG GTGTCTTACCTGTCACGGATGGGTGGGGCTACAGTTGATGATGCAGTGAGACGTCTTATGCAAGCTGTACTTTCATTCGCTCTTGGTTCTGAGCTCAACTGGGTGGGCCGCGGACAGAAGAGAAGCTTCAGGAACACTCGCCTCCAAGGGGTCCTCTTCC GTGCTCTGAAACGAACACCAGTGGGTAAGGAGGCCACACATCACCAGTACGCTGACGTGGTGAAAAAATGGCTGCGATTTGCCCCGTTCAGACAGGGAGGGACCGGCCGTCGCTGCTGCAAACCTCCTGTGGAGTTTCCAGATTCTGAGGAAACAGACAGTTTTAACCAAAGCtgcacacactga